One segment of Streptomyces sp. NA02950 DNA contains the following:
- a CDS encoding NAD(P)/FAD-dependent oxidoreductase, whose translation MTVTTTGDLPDEVYDVAIVGAGVVGSAIARELAGHRLRIALLEASDDVGNGTSKANTAILHTGFDATPDTLEARLVRDGHRRLNAYATEAGIPVERLGALLAAWDTEQLAALPALAEKAVRNGCHETRILGADAVYAREPRLGPGALGALHVPGESVICPWTTTLAYATQAVRAGVHLHLHCAVRAVTTGEPHEVATTRGVLRTRHLVNAAGLYADEIDRLLGHTEFRVTPRRGQLIVFDKFARGLVNHILLPVPTALGKGVLVAPTVYGNVLLGPTAEDLDDKQATGSTAEGLALLREKGARIMPELLDEEVTAVYAGLRAATGHGDYRIRAHPEQRYVTVGGIRSTGLTASLAIAAHVAELLTGCGLDPGPARKLEPVRMPNIGEAFPRPYQRADLIAADPAYGTVVCHCERVTRGEIRDALTSTVPPGSLGGLQRRTRALGGRCQGFSCGAAVRAQFEAHGGPGAPPRTPGTAPKEVRR comes from the coding sequence ATGACCGTCACGACCACGGGCGACCTCCCGGACGAGGTCTACGACGTGGCCATCGTCGGCGCCGGGGTGGTCGGCAGCGCCATCGCCCGCGAACTGGCCGGACACCGGCTGCGGATCGCCCTCCTCGAGGCGTCCGACGACGTGGGCAACGGCACGTCGAAGGCCAACACCGCGATTCTGCACACCGGTTTCGACGCCACCCCGGACACCCTGGAGGCCCGGCTGGTGCGCGACGGCCACCGGCGGCTGAACGCGTACGCCACCGAGGCGGGCATCCCGGTCGAGCGGCTCGGCGCCCTCCTGGCGGCCTGGGACACCGAACAGCTCGCAGCGCTCCCGGCACTCGCCGAGAAGGCCGTGCGCAACGGCTGCCACGAGACCCGGATCCTCGGCGCAGACGCGGTCTACGCCCGGGAACCGCGTCTGGGGCCGGGCGCCCTCGGCGCACTCCACGTCCCCGGCGAGAGCGTCATCTGCCCCTGGACGACCACGCTCGCCTACGCCACCCAGGCGGTGCGCGCCGGTGTCCACCTCCATCTGCACTGCGCGGTGCGGGCCGTCACCACCGGCGAACCCCACGAGGTGGCCACCACCCGCGGTGTGCTGCGCACCCGCCATCTGGTCAACGCCGCGGGCCTGTACGCCGACGAGATCGACCGGCTGCTCGGCCACACCGAGTTCCGGGTGACCCCGCGCCGCGGCCAGCTCATCGTCTTCGACAAGTTCGCCCGCGGCCTGGTGAACCACATCCTGCTGCCGGTGCCCACCGCACTCGGCAAGGGGGTGCTGGTCGCGCCGACCGTCTACGGCAATGTGCTGCTCGGGCCCACCGCCGAGGACCTCGACGACAAGCAGGCCACCGGATCGACGGCCGAAGGGCTCGCCCTCCTCCGCGAGAAGGGCGCACGCATCATGCCCGAGCTGCTGGACGAGGAGGTCACCGCGGTCTACGCCGGACTGCGCGCCGCCACCGGACACGGCGACTACCGGATCCGCGCCCACCCCGAGCAGCGCTATGTGACCGTCGGCGGCATCCGCTCCACCGGGCTGACCGCCTCCCTGGCCATCGCCGCCCATGTGGCCGAACTCCTCACCGGCTGCGGACTGGACCCCGGCCCCGCGCGGAAGCTCGAGCCGGTGCGGATGCCCAACATCGGCGAGGCGTTTCCGCGCCCCTACCAGCGGGCCGACCTCATCGCCGCCGACCCCGCCTACGGCACCGTCGTCTGCCACTGCGAACGCGTCACCCGCGGCGAGATCCGCGACGCGCTCACCAGCACCGTGCCACCGGGCTCCCTCGGCGGCCTCCAGCGCCGTACGCGCGCACTCGGCGGCCGCTGCCAGGGGTTCTCCTGCGGAGCCGCCGTACGCGCCCAGTTCGAGGCGCACGGCGGCCCCGGCGCACCTCCCCGCACCCCCGGCACGGCACCGAAGGAGGTCCGGCGATGA
- a CDS encoding FAD-dependent oxidoreductase, giving the protein MERTTCCVVGGGPAGMVLGLLLARAGVEVTVLEKHGDFLRDFRGDTVHPSTLALLEDLGLSERFAALPQRHVRTVRLPIGPGGDLVTVGDIGALSGPYNYVAMVPQWDLLNLLADEAAREPSFRLRMNTEATSFLREGGRITGVRYRERTGGGATGELRATLTVACDGRSSLARALPELGLRAFPCPMDAWWFRLPRRESDPQGAVANAGDRFVTAMIDRGDYWQCAVLIPKGRDEERRAAGLDRFLADFAEANPWIADREPELKSWDEVKLLDVRLERLHRWHRPGLLCIGDAAHAMSPVFGIGINLAVEDAVAAARHLVGPLCEGTVGLGDVRAVQRRRWPTTVATQALQRLAHARVIEPLLSGRSPVGKEVRPLRLADLLTKAPWLKRAPAYFLAYGAMRERPPAVSLRRPD; this is encoded by the coding sequence ATGGAACGGACCACATGTTGTGTGGTGGGCGGCGGCCCCGCCGGGATGGTCCTCGGTCTGCTGCTGGCCAGAGCGGGCGTCGAGGTGACCGTCCTGGAGAAGCACGGGGACTTCCTGCGCGACTTCCGCGGTGACACGGTGCACCCCAGCACCCTGGCCCTGCTGGAGGACCTGGGCCTGTCCGAGCGGTTCGCCGCGCTGCCCCAGAGGCATGTCCGCACCGTCCGGCTGCCCATCGGGCCGGGCGGCGATCTGGTCACCGTGGGTGACATCGGCGCGCTCTCGGGCCCGTACAACTACGTGGCCATGGTGCCGCAGTGGGACCTGCTGAACCTGCTGGCGGACGAGGCCGCGCGGGAGCCCTCCTTCCGGCTGCGGATGAACACCGAGGCCACCTCCTTCCTCCGGGAGGGCGGACGGATCACCGGGGTGCGCTATCGCGAGCGCACCGGCGGCGGTGCCACCGGTGAGCTGCGTGCCACCCTCACGGTGGCCTGCGACGGCCGGAGCTCGCTGGCCAGGGCCCTGCCCGAACTGGGGCTGCGCGCCTTCCCCTGCCCGATGGACGCCTGGTGGTTCCGGCTGCCGCGGCGGGAGTCCGATCCGCAAGGCGCGGTGGCCAACGCGGGTGACCGCTTCGTGACCGCCATGATCGACCGCGGCGACTACTGGCAGTGCGCCGTCCTCATCCCCAAGGGCCGCGACGAGGAACGCCGCGCCGCCGGTCTCGACCGGTTCCTGGCCGACTTCGCCGAGGCGAACCCCTGGATCGCCGACCGCGAGCCGGAGCTGAAGTCCTGGGACGAGGTGAAGCTGCTGGACGTACGGCTCGAACGGCTCCACCGCTGGCACCGCCCCGGACTGCTGTGCATCGGCGACGCCGCGCACGCCATGTCGCCCGTCTTCGGGATCGGGATCAACCTCGCCGTCGAGGACGCCGTCGCCGCCGCCCGCCATCTCGTCGGGCCCCTGTGCGAGGGCACCGTCGGGCTGGGCGACGTCCGCGCGGTCCAGCGCCGCCGGTGGCCGACCACGGTCGCGACCCAGGCACTCCAGCGGCTCGCCCATGCCCGGGTCATCGAACCGCTGCTCAGCGGACGTTCACCGGTCGGCAAGGAAGTACGCCCCCTGCGGCTGGCCGATCTGCTGACCAAGGCGCCATGGCTCAAGCGGGCGCCCGCGTACTTCCTCGCCTACGGCGCGATGCGCGAGCGCCCGCCCGCCGTGTCGCTGCGGCGCCCGGACTGA
- a CDS encoding NAD(P)/FAD-dependent oxidoreductase: protein MTTPTEPATAAPGRRPRTVDVLVVGAGPAGLAVAARLAAAGLDRVEVLDRERHAGGIPRHCHHTGFGLRDLRRMMNGPDYARHHIATALRAGARLRTGVTATGWAGPRTLDTTGPGGLERITARAVVLATGARERPRDARLVPGDRPAGVLTTGGLQQAVHVHHQTVGRRAVVVGAEHISYSAVLTLRHAGAEVAAMVTALPHHQTVSAFDIGARLRRPFPLLTDTTVTGLTGRGRLDGVRVRHRDGRTATIACDTVVFTGDWIPDHELARSAGIALDHGTRGPAADTEFRTGEPGVFAVGNLLHPVETADVAALDGRFAAGPVLRHLTDGRWPADPLPVRVRAPLRWIAPNRIDPDGPRPPLDRFTLRTAAFLTRPVLTVRQDGRTLHRRWVPRTVAPARPLHLGADWIASADPRGGPVLIAVD from the coding sequence ATGACCACTCCGACCGAGCCCGCCACCGCCGCCCCCGGCCGCCGCCCGCGCACCGTCGATGTGCTGGTCGTCGGCGCCGGACCGGCCGGTCTCGCCGTCGCCGCCCGGCTGGCCGCCGCCGGGCTGGACCGGGTCGAGGTGCTGGACCGCGAACGGCACGCGGGCGGCATCCCCCGCCACTGCCACCACACCGGATTCGGACTGCGCGATCTGCGGCGAATGATGAACGGCCCGGACTACGCCCGTCACCACATCGCCACCGCCCTGCGCGCCGGAGCGCGCTTGCGCACCGGTGTCACCGCCACCGGATGGGCGGGCCCGCGCACCCTGGACACCACCGGCCCCGGTGGTCTGGAACGCATCACCGCCCGGGCCGTGGTCCTCGCCACCGGCGCCCGTGAACGCCCGCGCGACGCACGGCTGGTCCCCGGCGACCGCCCGGCGGGTGTGCTCACCACCGGCGGGCTCCAGCAGGCCGTCCATGTGCACCACCAGACCGTCGGCCGCCGGGCGGTGGTGGTCGGCGCCGAACACATCAGTTACTCGGCCGTCCTCACCCTCCGCCACGCCGGGGCCGAGGTGGCCGCCATGGTCACCGCTCTCCCGCACCACCAGACCGTGTCCGCGTTCGACATCGGGGCCCGGCTGCGCCGCCCCTTCCCGCTGCTCACCGACACCACCGTGACCGGGCTGACCGGACGGGGGCGGCTGGACGGTGTGCGGGTGCGCCACCGCGACGGCAGGACCGCGACCATCGCCTGCGACACCGTGGTCTTCACCGGAGACTGGATCCCCGACCACGAACTCGCCCGGAGCGCCGGAATCGCCCTCGACCACGGCACCCGGGGCCCCGCGGCCGACACCGAGTTCCGCACCGGGGAGCCCGGGGTGTTCGCCGTGGGCAATCTGCTGCACCCCGTCGAAACGGCCGATGTGGCCGCCCTGGACGGCCGGTTCGCGGCCGGACCGGTGCTGCGCCATCTGACCGACGGACGATGGCCCGCCGACCCGCTGCCGGTGCGCGTCCGCGCGCCACTGCGCTGGATCGCGCCCAACCGCATCGACCCCGACGGCCCTCGTCCGCCACTGGACCGGTTCACCCTGCGCACCGCCGCGTTTCTGACCCGGCCGGTCCTCACCGTCCGTCAGGACGGCCGGACGCTTCACCGGCGGTGGGTGCCGCGCACCGTGGCACCCGCCCGGCCGCTCCACCTCGGCGCCGACTGGATCGCCTCGGCGGATCCGCGCGGCGGACCGGTGCTGATCGCCGTGGACTGA
- the lpdA gene encoding dihydrolipoyl dehydrogenase: protein MSAHFDVVVLGAGSGGYVAAIRAAQLGLTTAIVEERYWGGVCLNVGCIPSKALLRNAELAHLFTHEAATFGFRVTGDVTLDYRTAFERSRKVADGRVRGIHYLMKKNKITQYNGRGSFTSPHQLRVGLADGRIENLTFDHCVIAAGTTTNLLPGTSLSDRVVTYEEQILSPDLPGSVLIAGAGAIGVEFAYIMHSYGVQVTLVEFLDRIVPLEDEEVSAELARRYRKLGIHVLTSTRVEAINDAGPAVKVMVTTGGQRQTLQAGRVLQAIGFRPRVEGYGLENTGVRLTERGAIDVDGRCRTSVPHIFAVGDVTAKLMLAHAAEAMGIVAAETIADAETMELDYVMIPRATFCQPQIASFGWTEAQARERGFDVRVAKFPFSANGKAHGLGDPVGFVKLISDGRHGELLGGHLIGPEVTELLPELTLAQQWDLTVHEVARNVHAHPTLGEAVKEAVHGLAGHMVNM from the coding sequence ATGAGCGCACATTTCGACGTCGTGGTCCTGGGGGCGGGGTCGGGCGGCTATGTCGCGGCGATCCGCGCCGCTCAGCTCGGTCTGACCACGGCCATCGTGGAGGAACGCTACTGGGGCGGCGTCTGTCTGAACGTGGGCTGCATTCCGTCCAAGGCACTGCTGCGCAACGCGGAGCTGGCCCATCTGTTCACCCATGAGGCGGCGACCTTCGGGTTCCGGGTGACCGGCGATGTGACCCTGGACTACCGCACGGCGTTCGAGCGCAGCCGGAAGGTGGCGGACGGCCGGGTCCGCGGCATCCACTACCTGATGAAGAAGAACAAGATCACCCAGTACAACGGACGGGGCAGTTTCACCAGCCCCCATCAGCTGCGGGTCGGGCTCGCCGACGGGCGCATCGAGAACCTGACCTTCGACCACTGTGTGATCGCGGCGGGCACGACCACCAATCTGCTGCCCGGCACCTCGCTCAGCGACCGCGTGGTGACGTACGAGGAACAGATCCTCTCGCCCGACCTGCCCGGCAGTGTGCTGATCGCGGGCGCGGGCGCCATCGGCGTGGAGTTCGCGTACATCATGCACAGCTACGGCGTGCAGGTGACGCTGGTGGAGTTCCTGGACCGGATCGTGCCCCTGGAGGACGAGGAGGTCTCCGCCGAGCTGGCGCGCCGCTACCGCAAACTGGGCATCCACGTGCTGACCTCCACCCGGGTCGAGGCGATCAACGACGCGGGCCCCGCCGTCAAGGTCATGGTCACCACGGGTGGCCAGCGGCAGACCCTCCAGGCCGGACGGGTGCTCCAGGCGATCGGATTCCGGCCCCGGGTCGAGGGGTACGGCCTGGAGAACACCGGGGTCCGGCTCACCGAGCGCGGCGCCATCGACGTGGACGGCCGCTGCCGCACCAGCGTGCCGCACATCTTCGCGGTCGGGGACGTCACCGCCAAGCTGATGCTCGCGCACGCGGCCGAGGCCATGGGCATCGTCGCGGCCGAGACCATCGCCGACGCGGAGACGATGGAGCTGGACTACGTCATGATCCCGCGCGCCACCTTCTGCCAGCCGCAGATCGCCAGCTTCGGCTGGACCGAGGCCCAGGCACGGGAGCGCGGCTTCGACGTGCGGGTGGCCAAGTTCCCGTTCAGCGCCAATGGCAAGGCCCACGGGCTGGGCGACCCCGTCGGCTTTGTGAAGCTCATCAGCGACGGCCGCCATGGGGAGCTGCTCGGCGGCCATCTCATCGGCCCCGAGGTCACCGAGCTGCTCCCGGAGCTCACCCTCGCCCAGCAGTGGGATCTGACCGTGCACGAGGTGGCGCGCAACGTGCACGCCCATCCCACGCTCGGCGAGGCCGTCAAGGAGGCGGTCCACGGGCTGGCGGGGCACATGGTCAACATGTGA
- a CDS encoding RNA-binding S4 domain-containing protein: protein MASDEGSVRVDSWIWSVRLTKTRSMAASACRAGHVRVNGERVKPAHVVRAGDEVRLRHGGRDRVVVVSRVVRKRVGAPVAVECYVDNSPPPPPREHTVPIGLRDRGTGRPTKRDRREMERLRGL from the coding sequence ATGGCTTCTGATGAGGGGTCCGTACGGGTGGACAGCTGGATCTGGTCCGTGCGGCTCACCAAGACGCGTTCCATGGCGGCCTCGGCCTGCCGCGCCGGTCACGTCCGCGTCAACGGCGAGCGGGTCAAGCCCGCCCACGTGGTGCGCGCCGGTGACGAGGTGCGGCTGCGCCATGGCGGGCGGGACCGGGTCGTGGTGGTGTCGCGGGTGGTGCGCAAGCGGGTCGGAGCGCCTGTCGCGGTGGAGTGCTACGTGGACAACAGTCCTCCTCCGCCACCGCGCGAGCACACGGTGCCGATCGGGCTGCGCGACCGGGGCACCGGGCGGCCGACCAAGCGGGACCGGCGGGAGATGGAGCGGCTGCGCGGTCTGTGA
- a CDS encoding amino acid permease, whose translation MSTAWSQSGHAPQHDEEQRLRELGYQPVLARRMGGFGNFAISFSVISILSGCMTLYGFGLSTGGPAVMLWGWAGVGLFVLFVGLALAEVTSAYPTSGALYYMADRLGGRAWGWYTGWLNLLGLLGAIAGIDYGAALFTGALFQLQWGFDPTPESTMVIFACILLLHAVLNLFGVRLVSVLNSISVWWHLVGVAVIVGALAVVPSHHQSPEFVFTEFVNDTGWSNPLYVAAIGLLLAQYTFSGYDASAHLSEETSNASVSAARGIVRAIWVSWAAGFVLLAGLTFAIQDYAGTQNSDTGVPPAQILIDALGTGGATAMLLIVIVAQLFCGNAEVAAASRMVFAFSRDGALPGSRMWQRVSSRTQTPVHAVWLSVVVACVLALPSLYSKTAYGAVTAINVIGITPAYAIPVFLRLRAGDRFRPGPWQLGRWSKPVGWVAVVWVACVTVLFCLPQSSPVTVDSMNYAAIALAVVLLLATVWWFVARRSYRTPTGYGTAREQAEIAEGIV comes from the coding sequence ATGTCCACGGCATGGTCGCAATCGGGGCACGCCCCCCAGCACGACGAAGAGCAGCGGCTGCGGGAACTCGGCTATCAGCCGGTCCTGGCCCGCCGGATGGGCGGCTTCGGCAACTTCGCCATCAGTTTCTCGGTGATCTCGATCCTGTCCGGCTGTATGACGCTGTACGGCTTCGGGCTGAGCACCGGCGGTCCGGCGGTGATGCTGTGGGGCTGGGCCGGAGTCGGCCTGTTCGTGCTGTTCGTCGGGCTGGCGCTGGCGGAGGTGACCAGTGCGTATCCCACCTCCGGTGCGCTGTACTACATGGCCGACCGGCTCGGCGGCCGGGCCTGGGGCTGGTACACCGGCTGGCTCAACCTCCTGGGACTGCTGGGAGCGATCGCCGGAATCGACTACGGCGCCGCGCTGTTCACCGGCGCCCTGTTCCAGCTCCAGTGGGGTTTCGATCCCACCCCGGAATCGACCATGGTCATCTTCGCCTGCATCCTGCTGCTGCACGCGGTGCTGAATCTGTTCGGGGTGCGGCTGGTCAGTGTGCTCAACTCGATCAGTGTGTGGTGGCATCTGGTGGGTGTGGCCGTGATCGTCGGGGCGCTGGCGGTCGTCCCGTCCCACCACCAGTCGCCGGAGTTCGTGTTCACCGAGTTCGTCAATGACACCGGCTGGTCGAATCCCCTGTATGTGGCGGCGATCGGGCTGCTGCTCGCGCAGTACACCTTCTCCGGGTACGACGCCTCCGCGCATCTGTCCGAGGAGACCTCCAACGCCTCGGTGTCCGCCGCGCGCGGGATCGTCCGGGCCATCTGGGTGTCCTGGGCCGCCGGGTTCGTGCTGCTGGCCGGGCTGACGTTCGCCATCCAGGACTACGCCGGGACCCAGAACAGTGACACCGGGGTGCCCCCGGCGCAGATCCTCATCGACGCCCTCGGCACCGGCGGTGCCACCGCCATGCTGCTCATCGTCATCGTGGCGCAGCTGTTCTGTGGCAACGCCGAGGTGGCGGCGGCCAGCCGGATGGTGTTCGCGTTCAGCCGCGATGGCGCGCTGCCGGGGTCCCGGATGTGGCAGCGGGTGAGCTCCCGTACCCAGACCCCGGTACACGCGGTGTGGCTTTCGGTGGTGGTCGCCTGTGTGCTGGCGCTGCCGTCTCTGTACTCCAAGACCGCCTACGGCGCGGTGACGGCGATCAACGTCATCGGGATCACGCCCGCCTACGCCATCCCGGTCTTCCTGCGGCTGCGCGCCGGGGACCGGTTCCGTCCGGGGCCGTGGCAGCTGGGCCGCTGGAGCAAGCCGGTGGGCTGGGTGGCGGTGGTGTGGGTCGCCTGCGTGACGGTGCTGTTCTGTCTGCCGCAGTCCAGCCCGGTGACGGTCGACTCCATGAACTACGCCGCCATCGCCCTGGCGGTAGTGCTGCTCCTGGCCACCGTCTGGTGGTTCGTCGCCCGCCGCTCGTACCGGACCCCCACCGGTTACGGGACCGCCCGTGAGCAGGCGGAGATCGCGGAGGGCATCGTCTGA
- a CDS encoding peptidoglycan-binding protein, whose protein sequence is MAAEHDPGRRIGSEMSRPTGTFRSVPAPGPVPAPRAAREPDAEPGPPVEEWMEDLQLFRPPGAALPPDAHRMAEADTQEMEPGPGMPGSWDAVPTAPAFAPDPVPFPEPGPVVGRRSRAAALLVGGLGAGVALTLALVLPRDAATGAAPPVTGGVSSPPAAGGSSTAPTPPATPPSQPPTQTPDGQWQQQAHPNILTLGDSGPPVTELQTRLLRIPDVYQGGQVNGQYDQTLAEAVSRFQILNGIRGDANGVYGDATRRILESRT, encoded by the coding sequence ATGGCAGCCGAACACGATCCCGGCCGGCGGATCGGGAGTGAGATGAGCCGGCCGACCGGCACCTTCCGTTCGGTCCCCGCGCCCGGCCCGGTCCCGGCACCCCGCGCGGCGCGGGAACCGGACGCGGAGCCGGGCCCTCCGGTCGAGGAGTGGATGGAGGATCTGCAGCTGTTCCGCCCGCCCGGTGCCGCGCTGCCGCCGGACGCCCACCGGATGGCCGAGGCCGACACCCAGGAGATGGAGCCCGGGCCGGGGATGCCCGGGTCCTGGGACGCGGTGCCCACCGCTCCCGCGTTCGCGCCCGACCCCGTTCCCTTCCCCGAACCCGGCCCGGTGGTGGGGCGCCGCTCCCGGGCCGCGGCGCTGCTCGTGGGCGGGCTCGGTGCGGGGGTCGCGCTGACGCTCGCCCTGGTGCTGCCCCGGGACGCGGCGACGGGCGCGGCGCCTCCGGTGACGGGAGGGGTGAGTTCGCCGCCCGCCGCCGGGGGCTCCTCCACCGCGCCCACGCCGCCCGCCACACCGCCGTCGCAGCCCCCGACGCAGACACCGGACGGGCAGTGGCAGCAGCAGGCGCATCCGAACATCCTGACGCTCGGGGACAGCGGCCCGCCGGTCACCGAGCTCCAGACCCGGCTGCTGCGGATCCCGGACGTGTATCAGGGCGGGCAGGTCAACGGCCAGTACGACCAGACCCTCGCGGAGGCCGTGTCCCGCTTCCAGATCCTGAACGGGATCCGCGGGGACGCGAACGGGGTGTACGGGGACGCCACCCGGCGCATTCTGGAGTCGCGCACCTGA
- a CDS encoding FGGY family carbohydrate kinase has translation MLPAERRTPTPAGSPSGPVLAVDQGTSGTKALVVCPERGVIGNGAATVRPRFLPGGLVEVDPAALLTSVVEAGRQALAAAGEPVVAVGLANQGETVLAWDPATGTPLTDALVWQDRRAETVCADLAPHADTLRELTGLPLDPYFAAPKMAWIRRHLTREGVVTTSDVWLVHRLTGAFVTDAATAGRTQLLDLDRVEWSPKALDLYGLSAERLPRVVDADTAVGTTTAFGPEIPLTGLLVDQQAALLAQRVTRAGTAKCTYGTGAFLLAQTGPRPRRGSHGLVSCVAWRLGGRTSYCLDGQVYTAASAVRWLTDLKVIGGAGDLDPVGGSVPDTGGVTFVPALAGLAAPWWRGDARGSLTGLGLDTTAGHLVRALCEGIAAQVAEIATAASADLGAPLTSLRVDGGLTRSALLMQTQADLLQRPVEVSALPDVTALGVAAAARMGRDPGLDVERAVPAWEPSAVYEPRIGAAQAAERLARFRSAVAALPEPAPPAAPPGAG, from the coding sequence ATGCTGCCAGCAGAGCGCCGCACCCCCACCCCGGCCGGCTCCCCGAGCGGGCCGGTGCTCGCCGTCGACCAGGGCACCTCGGGCACCAAGGCACTGGTCGTCTGTCCCGAGCGCGGTGTGATCGGTAACGGTGCGGCCACCGTGCGCCCCCGTTTCCTGCCCGGCGGATTGGTCGAGGTGGACCCCGCGGCGTTGCTCACCTCGGTCGTCGAGGCCGGACGCCAGGCGCTCGCGGCGGCGGGGGAACCGGTCGTGGCGGTCGGTCTGGCCAACCAGGGCGAGACCGTGCTCGCCTGGGACCCCGCCACCGGCACTCCGCTGACCGACGCGCTGGTGTGGCAGGACCGGCGGGCCGAGACGGTGTGCGCCGACCTCGCACCGCACGCGGACACCCTGCGCGAACTGACCGGGCTGCCGCTCGACCCGTACTTCGCGGCGCCCAAGATGGCGTGGATCCGCCGCCACCTCACCCGCGAAGGTGTGGTCACCACCAGCGACGTCTGGCTGGTGCACCGGCTCACCGGAGCGTTTGTCACCGACGCCGCCACCGCGGGCCGCACCCAGCTGCTCGACCTGGACCGGGTGGAGTGGTCCCCGAAGGCCCTGGACCTCTACGGGCTGAGCGCCGAGCGGCTGCCGCGGGTCGTCGACGCCGACACCGCGGTCGGCACCACCACCGCCTTCGGCCCCGAGATCCCCCTCACCGGATTGCTCGTCGACCAGCAGGCCGCCCTGCTGGCCCAGCGGGTGACCCGGGCGGGCACCGCCAAGTGCACCTACGGCACCGGCGCCTTCCTCCTCGCCCAGACCGGCCCCCGGCCCCGCCGCGGCAGCCACGGCCTGGTCAGCTGTGTCGCGTGGCGGCTCGGCGGGCGCACCAGCTACTGCCTGGACGGGCAGGTGTACACCGCCGCCTCCGCGGTGCGCTGGCTCACCGACCTCAAGGTGATCGGCGGGGCCGGGGACCTCGATCCTGTCGGCGGAAGTGTGCCGGACACCGGGGGAGTCACCTTCGTACCGGCGCTCGCCGGACTCGCGGCGCCGTGGTGGCGCGGCGACGCACGGGGCTCGCTGACCGGGCTGGGCCTGGACACCACCGCGGGCCATCTGGTGCGCGCGCTGTGCGAGGGCATCGCAGCCCAGGTCGCCGAGATCGCCACCGCCGCCTCCGCCGACCTGGGCGCGCCGCTGACGAGCCTTCGGGTCGACGGCGGGCTGACCCGTTCGGCCCTCCTCATGCAGACCCAGGCCGATCTGCTGCAACGGCCCGTCGAGGTGTCCGCCCTGCCCGATGTCACCGCGCTGGGCGTGGCCGCCGCCGCCCGGATGGGACGGGACCCCGGCCTCGACGTCGAACGGGCCGTCCCGGCCTGGGAGCCGTCCGCCGTCTACGAGCCGCGGATCGGCGCGGCCCAGGCCGCCGAACGGCTGGCCCGCTTCCGCTCGGCCGTGGCCGCGCTGCCGGAGCCCGCGCCACCGGCCGCCCCGCCCGGCGCCGGGTGA